From the genome of Thermoflexus hugenholtzii, one region includes:
- a CDS encoding site-2 protease family protein, whose protein sequence is MSRFRLPAIRLFTLAGVPVQVHGSLVALLMAAVLGAGLLAGWREALRQGLWWLLLFGAVLLHELGHLAAARLLRVPVTAVVLWPMGGFTAVRLSPGRFRAELGIALAGPSVNLLLALLIAGLGGWEGPGARWRPEVVFGWLNLLLGLFNLLPVFPMDGGRILRSALAMALGEGWGTWLALRVGQAGALGIGGLAIWQFRHQDAGGLVTMLIAMWLLGQTLQETQQLRRRERLQQIPLVPHLQPLPLAVNDRIPEPAARRLLQHSGQPILPVEEAGRWPGGLVRMRDGLRRLDLPSLDATASLGAAWLCLAQSESPGVLVLRAGRPAGWIPRERVEALARELPAGWP, encoded by the coding sequence ATGTCCCGCTTCCGCCTTCCCGCCATCCGGCTGTTCACCCTCGCCGGGGTTCCGGTGCAGGTGCACGGGAGCCTGGTGGCGTTGCTGATGGCGGCCGTGCTGGGAGCCGGCCTGCTGGCCGGATGGCGGGAAGCCCTGCGGCAGGGCCTCTGGTGGCTTCTGTTGTTCGGGGCGGTTCTGTTGCACGAGCTGGGGCATCTCGCCGCCGCGCGCCTGCTGCGTGTCCCGGTGACCGCGGTGGTCCTCTGGCCCATGGGCGGCTTCACCGCGGTCCGGCTGTCCCCCGGCCGCTTCCGAGCGGAGCTGGGGATCGCCCTGGCTGGGCCCAGCGTCAACCTCCTCCTCGCCCTCCTCATCGCCGGGCTGGGCGGCTGGGAAGGCCCGGGAGCGCGATGGCGCCCGGAGGTGGTGTTCGGATGGTTGAACCTCCTGCTGGGCCTCTTCAACCTGCTCCCCGTGTTCCCGATGGATGGCGGGCGGATCCTGCGCAGCGCTCTGGCCATGGCCCTCGGGGAGGGCTGGGGGACCTGGCTGGCGTTGCGGGTGGGGCAGGCAGGGGCCCTGGGGATCGGCGGGCTGGCGATCTGGCAGTTCCGGCATCAGGACGCAGGCGGGCTGGTTACGATGCTGATCGCCATGTGGCTGCTCGGCCAGACCCTCCAGGAAACCCAGCAGCTGCGCCGCCGGGAGCGGTTGCAGCAGATCCCCCTCGTCCCGCATCTCCAGCCCCTTCCCCTGGCAGTGAACGATCGGATCCCGGAGCCCGCTGCCCGGCGCCTGCTTCAGCACAGCGGACAACCGATCCTGCCGGTGGAGGAGGCCGGGCGGTGGCCGGGAGGCCTGGTCCGCATGAGGGACGGCCTGCGGCGCCTGGATCTCCCCAGCCTGGATGCGACGGCTTCCCTGGGCGCCGCATGGTTATGCCTGGCCCAGAGCGAAAGCCCCGGGGTCCTGGTCCTGCGGGCTGGCCGGCCGGCCGGCTGGATCCCCCGGGAGCGGGTGGAAGCCCTGGCGCGGGAGCTTCCCGCCGGGTGGCCGTGA
- the pyrF gene encoding orotidine-5'-phosphate decarboxylase: MTFFDRLRERTGPSGLGLCIGLDPVPERLPAWARRHPDPVVAFVRWVVEATAEFAAAYKPNLAFYLAMGTSGLETLRMVRAMIPPEIPVILDGKFGDIGWTAEAYARFAFDVLRADAVTLSPFLGPESLRPFLDRADRGVFLLIRTSNPGAEVVQELPVRGEPLYQALARQVEGWAGSERIGFVVGATVPAALTALRRLAPDRWLLIPGIGPQGGDVETVKALAGPPALIAASREILEAPDPGAAARALGEALRGREAAPEAGAIRALARGLYEAGCIRFGDFVLKSGQRSPIYLDLRQLVAFPALLEMVAGLYATVLERLTFDRLAAIPYAALPIGTAVALRMRRPLLYPRREAKAYGTGQRIEGTFHPGETVAVLDDVLTTGASKWEAIRVLEEAGLRVTDIVVLVDREQGGRPELEAAGYRVHAVTTLTALLDALVAEGKLLPAERDRIQEALRRSPAAASSG; the protein is encoded by the coding sequence ATGACGTTCTTCGACCGGTTGCGGGAGCGGACCGGCCCCTCGGGGCTGGGCCTGTGCATCGGGCTGGATCCGGTGCCGGAGCGCCTCCCCGCATGGGCGCGCCGGCATCCGGATCCGGTCGTGGCGTTCGTGCGCTGGGTGGTGGAGGCCACCGCGGAGTTCGCCGCCGCCTACAAGCCCAACCTGGCCTTCTACCTCGCCATGGGGACCTCCGGGCTGGAGACCCTGCGGATGGTCCGCGCGATGATCCCGCCGGAGATCCCGGTGATTCTGGATGGGAAGTTCGGCGACATCGGGTGGACCGCGGAGGCCTACGCGCGGTTCGCCTTCGATGTCCTGCGGGCGGACGCCGTGACGCTCAGCCCGTTCCTGGGCCCCGAGTCCCTTCGGCCGTTCCTGGACCGGGCGGACCGTGGGGTCTTCCTCCTGATCCGGACCTCGAACCCGGGGGCGGAGGTCGTGCAGGAGCTGCCGGTCCGGGGCGAGCCCCTCTATCAGGCTCTGGCCCGCCAGGTAGAGGGATGGGCCGGGAGCGAGCGGATCGGCTTCGTGGTGGGGGCGACGGTCCCCGCGGCCCTTACGGCTCTGCGGCGCCTGGCTCCCGATCGCTGGCTCCTGATCCCGGGGATCGGCCCCCAGGGGGGTGATGTCGAGACGGTGAAGGCCCTGGCCGGGCCCCCCGCCCTGATCGCCGCCTCCCGGGAGATCCTGGAGGCGCCGGATCCGGGGGCGGCTGCCCGGGCGCTGGGGGAGGCGTTGCGAGGCCGTGAGGCCGCCCCGGAGGCGGGGGCGATCCGCGCCCTGGCCCGCGGGCTGTATGAGGCCGGGTGCATCCGTTTCGGGGACTTCGTCCTCAAATCCGGCCAGCGCTCCCCCATCTACCTGGATCTGCGGCAGCTGGTCGCCTTCCCAGCGTTGCTGGAGATGGTGGCGGGCCTGTATGCTACGGTGCTGGAGCGGCTGACCTTCGATCGCCTGGCCGCCATCCCCTACGCCGCCCTGCCCATCGGGACGGCGGTGGCCCTGCGGATGCGGCGCCCGCTGCTGTATCCGCGGCGGGAGGCCAAGGCCTACGGCACCGGCCAGCGCATCGAGGGGACCTTCCACCCCGGCGAGACAGTGGCCGTGCTCGATGACGTGTTGACAACGGGCGCCAGCAAATGGGAGGCCATCCGGGTTTTAGAGGAAGCCGGGCTGCGGGTCACCGATATCGTGGTCCTGGTGGATCGGGAGCAGGGCGGGCGGCCGGAGCTGGAGGCCGCCGGCTATCGGGTCCACGCCGTCACCACCCTCACCGCCCTGCTGGACGCCCTGGTCGCGGAGGGGAAGCTCCTCCCGGCCGAGCGGGATCGGATCCAGGAGGCGCTGCGGCGCAGCCCGGCTGCCGCATCCTCCGGATGA
- a CDS encoding Xaa-Pro peptidase family protein translates to MERAARWDRLREEMAREGLELLALVPGANLFYLTGLHFHRMERPIVALLPREGEPTLILPAFEVEKAQGAPIPWRLFPYTDAEGPTSAFHAAAAVLGGRGRPIAVEALGMRVLEWSLLAQAFESPTPIPAEPLLARLRMVKGPEEIAAIRRAIAAAEAALQQWLPEVRPGMTEREATRRLIQACFAAGADALAFEPIVVAGPNAALPHATPSDRPMGPGELMIVDFGVIVDGYVSDLTRTFVLGEPDPETARVYEVVREANAAGRAAVRPGIPAEAVDRAARAVIEAAGYGAYFPHRTGHGLGLEVHEPPYLVAGDATPLQPGMTFTVEPGIYLPGKGGVRIEDVVVVTETGGESLTAFPRELHSL, encoded by the coding sequence ATGGAACGTGCGGCGCGATGGGATCGTCTTCGGGAGGAGATGGCCCGGGAAGGGTTGGAGCTCCTGGCCCTGGTCCCCGGCGCGAACCTGTTCTATCTGACCGGCCTCCACTTCCACCGCATGGAGCGACCGATCGTCGCCCTGCTGCCTCGGGAAGGGGAACCCACCCTCATCCTCCCCGCCTTTGAGGTCGAGAAGGCCCAGGGGGCGCCCATCCCCTGGCGCCTGTTCCCCTACACGGACGCCGAGGGGCCCACCTCCGCTTTCCACGCCGCCGCCGCAGTCCTGGGGGGACGCGGACGCCCCATTGCCGTGGAGGCCCTGGGAATGCGCGTGCTGGAGTGGTCCCTGCTGGCCCAGGCCTTCGAAAGCCCCACCCCCATCCCGGCGGAGCCCCTGCTGGCCCGGCTGCGGATGGTGAAGGGTCCGGAGGAGATCGCCGCCATCCGCCGGGCCATCGCCGCCGCCGAAGCCGCGCTGCAACAGTGGCTCCCCGAGGTCCGGCCGGGGATGACGGAGCGGGAGGCCACCCGGCGGCTGATCCAGGCCTGTTTTGCGGCCGGAGCGGATGCGCTGGCCTTCGAACCCATCGTGGTGGCCGGACCCAACGCCGCCCTCCCCCACGCCACCCCTTCGGATCGCCCCATGGGGCCGGGGGAGCTGATGATCGTCGACTTCGGGGTGATCGTGGATGGATACGTCTCGGATCTCACCCGCACCTTCGTCCTTGGGGAGCCGGATCCCGAGACAGCCCGGGTCTATGAGGTGGTCCGGGAGGCGAACGCGGCAGGGCGCGCCGCCGTGCGCCCGGGGATCCCCGCGGAGGCGGTCGATCGGGCGGCCCGCGCGGTCATCGAGGCCGCCGGATACGGAGCCTATTTCCCCCACCGCACCGGCCACGGGCTCGGGCTGGAGGTTCACGAGCCGCCCTACCTGGTCGCGGGGGACGCCACGCCCCTGCAGCCGGGCATGACCTTCACCGTGGAGCCCGGGATCTACCTGCCGGGCAAAGGCGGCGTCCGCATCGAGGATGTAGTGGTAGTCACTGAAACCGGCGGGGAGTCCCTCACGGCTTTCCCCCGGGAGCTCCACTCCCTCTGA
- a CDS encoding alkaline phosphatase family protein, which yields MVSVLREFYRAKFRILGRRMRRPEAPPTPERGLVLIQIDGLSFPHLQRALEAGRMPYLARQIQKGRFRLAPWFAGFPTTTPVVTAALLYGRLDAIPGFRWYEKARREPIGMKRPRHVREVVARLEAEGAEGLLRGGACYASLFDGGAERAVFTLSAMGPPGLLDGVRGVGLLLIVLLNPGRIWRILRMVVRDILDELWYGIRSWGAGWRFLRDPAGLLRTALLALGNALLHELVTFSLSMDLHRGISPLYGIYVLYDEAAHRYGPEHPVALRALRRLDAYLREIDRMARFARRPYDLYIFSDHGMTPAVPFARRFRESLGDFVRRCMARSVTLDEAVEPDDRRWRSWQYLMAEMRELERTLSPRGARVVRAARAYVQRRASLLRGEPSAPAVPSADVIIRASGPLAHLYIAAVPEPLPLSEIVIRWPQLLDALIEHPGIGLVIGREGEVVFLMGQGGARVVRADGRSSIYGQDPLADPERMAPEGRWLDPERTAQELARLARLPGSGDLILLGAWDGRTVVSFEDQLGTHGGLGGPQEIAFLIFPAERSLRPQAWQDARDFHAFLSRAYARVSEAYPF from the coding sequence ATGGTCTCGGTCCTCCGGGAGTTTTATCGGGCGAAGTTCCGAATCCTGGGCCGACGGATGAGGCGGCCGGAGGCTCCGCCGACGCCGGAGCGGGGGCTGGTGCTGATCCAGATCGATGGCCTCTCCTTCCCGCATCTGCAGCGGGCCCTGGAGGCGGGCCGCATGCCCTATCTGGCCCGCCAGATCCAGAAGGGGCGGTTCCGGCTGGCGCCCTGGTTCGCCGGCTTCCCCACCACCACCCCGGTGGTGACCGCCGCGCTGCTCTACGGGCGGCTGGATGCCATCCCGGGGTTCCGGTGGTATGAGAAGGCCCGCCGCGAGCCCATCGGGATGAAGCGACCGCGCCATGTGCGGGAGGTCGTCGCGCGGCTGGAGGCGGAGGGCGCGGAGGGGCTGTTGCGCGGCGGCGCCTGTTACGCCAGCCTGTTCGACGGGGGGGCCGAGCGGGCCGTCTTCACCCTAAGCGCCATGGGCCCGCCCGGGCTCCTCGATGGGGTCCGGGGCGTGGGGCTCCTTCTGATCGTCCTGCTCAACCCGGGGCGCATCTGGCGGATCCTCCGCATGGTGGTGCGCGACATCCTGGACGAGCTGTGGTATGGGATCCGCTCCTGGGGGGCCGGGTGGCGCTTCCTGCGGGATCCGGCGGGGTTGCTCCGCACGGCCCTTCTGGCGCTGGGCAACGCGCTGCTCCACGAGCTGGTGACCTTCAGCCTCAGCATGGATCTCCATCGGGGGATCTCCCCTCTGTATGGGATCTACGTGCTGTATGATGAGGCGGCCCATCGCTACGGGCCGGAGCATCCGGTCGCCCTGCGGGCCCTCCGCCGGCTGGACGCTTACCTGCGGGAGATCGATCGGATGGCCCGCTTCGCCCGGCGGCCGTATGATCTCTACATCTTTTCGGATCACGGGATGACCCCGGCGGTCCCTTTCGCCCGGCGTTTCCGTGAAAGCCTGGGGGATTTCGTCCGGCGCTGCATGGCCCGGTCGGTGACCCTGGACGAGGCGGTGGAGCCGGATGACCGCCGCTGGCGTTCGTGGCAATACCTGATGGCGGAGATGCGCGAGCTGGAACGGACCCTCTCCCCGCGCGGAGCCCGGGTGGTGCGGGCGGCCCGAGCCTATGTGCAGCGGCGCGCGTCCCTCCTGCGAGGGGAACCCTCCGCCCCCGCCGTGCCGTCCGCCGATGTGATCATCCGGGCCTCCGGTCCGCTGGCCCATCTTTACATCGCCGCCGTGCCGGAGCCCCTCCCCCTCAGCGAGATCGTCATCCGCTGGCCCCAGCTCCTGGACGCCCTGATCGAGCACCCGGGGATCGGGCTGGTGATCGGCCGGGAAGGGGAGGTAGTCTTCCTGATGGGACAGGGAGGCGCGCGCGTCGTCCGCGCCGACGGCCGTTCCTCGATCTACGGCCAGGACCCCCTGGCCGATCCGGAGCGCATGGCGCCGGAGGGGCGGTGGCTGGATCCCGAGCGGACGGCTCAGGAGCTGGCCCGCCTGGCCCGGCTGCCCGGGAGTGGCGATCTCATCCTGCTGGGCGCCTGGGACGGTCGAACGGTGGTGAGTTTTGAGGATCAACTGGGGACCCATGGGGGCCTGGGCGGGCCTCAGGAGATCGCCTTCCTGATCTTCCCGGCGGAGCGCTCGTTGCGCCCCCAGGCCTGGCAGGACGCTCGGGATTTCCACGCCTTCTTGAGCCGGGCTTACGCACGCGTGTCGGAAGCTTACCCCTTTTGA
- a CDS encoding amidohydrolase family protein yields MATLRLPGAADIHVHLRDPGETHKEDFASGTAAALAGGVVTVLAMPNTRPPLIDAAAFREAVRRARALARCEVGLFLGGTADNAAEAAALARQAAGLKLYLDATYGPLRLEGLAALLRHFEAWPGHRPIAVHAEGRTVAMVIGLAALFRQPVHFCHISRREEILLIRRAKERGLPITCEVTPHHLFLTEEDLPRLGPFGQMRPPLASRADQETLWANLAIVDAVATDHAPHTIAEKQGENPPPGVPGLETMLPLLLTAVAEGRLELADVVRLTATGPRRIYGLLEPPETWVEIEWGGPWVISREGLFTKCGWTPFEGMTVRARVRRTVLEGRVAFEDGEVRAPPGSGRVLFADP; encoded by the coding sequence ATGGCGACCCTGCGCCTCCCGGGGGCAGCGGATATCCACGTGCACCTGCGGGATCCGGGCGAAACCCATAAGGAGGACTTCGCCAGCGGGACGGCGGCGGCCCTGGCCGGCGGGGTGGTGACGGTGCTGGCCATGCCCAACACCCGCCCGCCCCTCATCGACGCGGCCGCGTTCCGGGAGGCGGTCCGTCGGGCCCGGGCCCTGGCCCGCTGCGAGGTGGGCCTCTTCCTCGGAGGCACCGCGGACAACGCGGCGGAGGCCGCCGCCCTGGCCCGCCAGGCCGCCGGCCTCAAGCTCTACCTGGATGCGACCTACGGCCCCCTCCGCCTGGAGGGCCTGGCGGCCCTCCTGCGCCACTTCGAGGCCTGGCCGGGCCACCGCCCCATCGCCGTCCACGCCGAGGGACGGACGGTGGCGATGGTCATCGGGCTCGCCGCCTTGTTCCGCCAGCCGGTGCATTTCTGCCATATCAGCCGGCGGGAGGAGATCCTCCTCATCCGCCGGGCGAAGGAGCGGGGCCTCCCGATCACCTGCGAGGTCACGCCGCATCATCTCTTCCTGACCGAAGAGGACCTCCCCCGTCTGGGCCCTTTCGGGCAGATGCGCCCGCCCCTGGCCTCGCGGGCGGATCAGGAGACGTTGTGGGCGAACCTCGCCATCGTCGACGCCGTAGCCACCGACCACGCGCCGCACACGATCGCGGAGAAGCAGGGGGAGAACCCACCCCCGGGCGTGCCGGGCCTGGAGACCATGCTGCCGTTGCTGCTCACCGCCGTCGCCGAAGGACGGCTGGAGCTGGCCGATGTGGTCCGCCTGACCGCCACCGGGCCCCGGCGGATCTACGGCTTGCTGGAGCCCCCGGAGACGTGGGTGGAGATCGAATGGGGTGGTCCCTGGGTGATCTCCCGGGAGGGCCTTTTCACGAAATGCGGGTGGACCCCTTTCGAGGGGATGACAGTGCGGGCCCGGGTGCGGCGCACCGTCCTGGAGGGACGGGTGGCCTTTGAAGACGGAGAGGTCCGCGCGCCCCCGGGCTCCGGGCGGGTGCTCTTCGCGGATCCGTGA
- the pyrB gene encoding aspartate carbamoyltransferase → MQDILSVSQFNRENLAYLFDVAEEMRELVRRVGACDLLKGYVMACVFYEPSTRTSSSFIAAMERLGGAVIPITQGVQFSSVAKGESLPDTIKTLEQYSDVIVLRHPEVGAAKIAADVADVPVINAGDGIGEHPTQALLDLFTIQEELGRIDGLHIAMVGDLRFGRTVHSLTKLLTMYDVRLSFVSPEILRLPLDLMNEVRAKGIPVYETYDVADVIEDVDVLYVTRVQKERFTDLNAYEQVKNYYVITPELMKRAKERMIIMHPLPRVGEIDPAVDRDPRAAYFRQVANGLYIRMALLAAVLGKA, encoded by the coding sequence ATGCAGGACATCCTCTCGGTCTCCCAATTCAACCGGGAGAACCTGGCCTATCTCTTCGATGTAGCGGAGGAGATGCGGGAGCTGGTCCGCCGCGTGGGTGCCTGCGATCTCCTCAAGGGCTACGTGATGGCCTGCGTCTTCTACGAGCCCAGCACGCGCACCAGCTCCTCCTTCATCGCCGCCATGGAGCGCCTGGGCGGGGCCGTCATCCCTATCACCCAGGGCGTCCAGTTCTCCTCGGTGGCCAAGGGCGAGTCCCTGCCCGACACCATCAAGACCCTGGAGCAATATTCCGACGTCATCGTCCTGCGCCACCCGGAGGTGGGAGCGGCGAAGATCGCCGCCGATGTGGCGGATGTTCCGGTGATCAACGCCGGCGACGGCATCGGCGAGCATCCCACCCAGGCCCTGCTCGACCTCTTCACCATCCAGGAGGAGCTGGGCCGCATCGACGGCCTGCACATCGCCATGGTGGGGGACCTCCGCTTCGGGCGCACGGTCCATTCCCTGACCAAGCTGCTCACGATGTATGACGTGCGCCTGTCCTTCGTCTCGCCGGAGATCCTGCGCCTGCCTCTGGACCTGATGAACGAGGTGCGGGCGAAGGGGATCCCGGTCTATGAGACCTACGACGTGGCCGACGTGATCGAGGATGTGGATGTGCTCTATGTGACCCGGGTGCAGAAGGAGCGCTTCACGGATCTTAACGCCTACGAGCAGGTGAAGAACTATTACGTGATCACCCCGGAGCTGATGAAGCGGGCTAAGGAGCGGATGATCATCATGCATCCGCTGCCCCGGGTAGGGGAGATCGACCCGGCGGTGGACCGGGATCCGCGGGCGGCCTATTTCCGCCAGGTGGCCAACGGCCTCTACATCCGGATGGCCCTGCTGGCCGCTGTGCTGGGCAAGGCTTAA
- a CDS encoding SurA N-terminal domain-containing protein, whose protein sequence is MWKRGLIILMLGVAACQSSPASTPVAPTALPSPTPMALAARVNGVPIPLAEFERRLAAYEQEWRRNGLDPQSAEGRQRLAALPRQILEGMIEEVLIEQHAARMGITVSPEEVEAALAQLIQESGGVEAFRQRLAALGMTEEEFRRNQRAAMLAQKVFQQLTADLPEVAEQVHARHIQVSQEDLARQLLARLQQGEDFIELARRYSEDAATRELGGDLGWFARGTLAVPELEEAAFATPPGQVTWVTTPRGYHLLWVVEKDPARPLSEDQRELLRQRRIQAQLQAWRAEAQVEILIPLGP, encoded by the coding sequence ATGTGGAAGCGAGGGCTGATCATCCTGATGCTCGGCGTCGCCGCATGCCAATCGTCCCCCGCGTCGACGCCGGTTGCGCCCACCGCCTTGCCCTCCCCGACGCCCATGGCCCTCGCGGCTCGGGTGAACGGGGTGCCGATCCCCCTCGCGGAGTTCGAGAGACGGCTGGCCGCTTATGAGCAGGAGTGGCGCCGCAACGGCCTGGACCCCCAGTCCGCGGAGGGGCGTCAGCGCCTTGCTGCGCTCCCTCGTCAGATCCTGGAGGGGATGATCGAGGAGGTCCTGATCGAGCAGCACGCCGCGAGGATGGGGATCACGGTGTCTCCGGAGGAGGTGGAGGCCGCCCTGGCCCAGCTGATCCAGGAGAGCGGCGGGGTAGAGGCCTTCCGCCAACGCCTCGCCGCCCTGGGGATGACGGAGGAGGAGTTCCGGCGTAACCAGCGCGCGGCCATGCTGGCCCAGAAGGTGTTCCAGCAGCTGACGGCGGACCTGCCAGAGGTTGCCGAACAGGTCCACGCGCGGCACATCCAGGTGTCCCAGGAGGATTTGGCCCGGCAGCTGCTGGCCCGCTTGCAGCAGGGGGAGGATTTCATCGAGCTGGCCCGCCGGTATTCGGAGGATGCCGCCACCCGGGAGCTGGGAGGCGACCTGGGATGGTTCGCCCGGGGCACCCTGGCGGTGCCGGAGCTGGAGGAAGCGGCCTTCGCCACCCCGCCGGGCCAGGTGACATGGGTCACCACTCCACGGGGTTATCACCTCCTGTGGGTGGTGGAGAAGGACCCGGCTCGCCCCCTCTCCGAGGACCAGCGGGAGCTGCTCCGGCAGCGGCGGATCCAGGCCCAGCTGCAGGCCTGGCGGGCGGAGGCCCAGGTGGAGATCCTGATCCCCCTGGGGCCATAG
- the gltX gene encoding glutamate--tRNA ligase — MSVRVRFAPSPTGFLHVGGARTALFNWLFARHHGGQFVLRIEDTDRKRLVPGALEDILDSLRWLGLDWDEGPDVGGPYGPYIQSQRLEIYREHAHRLVDLGHAYYCFCSEERLERLRREQEARKQPTGYDRYCRYNVSLEEAQRRIAAGEPYVIRLKVPLEGTTSFHDLVHGEISVQNRTQDDFVLLKSDGYPTYHLANVVDDHLMRITHVMRADEWIPSTPRHILLYQAFGWEPPQFAHLPIILSPTGKGKMSKRVLQEQGRWETAVFVRDFREEGYLPEALINFLALTGWAYDDKTELFTVEELIEKFDISGINPKPAAFNYDKLEWMNGVYIRRLSPEALAERLRPYVEALGLRPDPETLRRAIPLIQERIKTLREGAEMLEFLWREEVSPALEDLVPSGASPEAVRVWLTEARRVLEALPEFTHEAVETALRGLADRLGVKAGTLFMAVRVAVTGRRVTPPLFESLALLGRERTLRRLEAAVRLLESVPAR; from the coding sequence ATGAGCGTTCGCGTTCGGTTTGCACCCAGCCCGACCGGGTTCCTGCACGTCGGAGGGGCCCGCACGGCACTCTTCAACTGGCTCTTCGCTCGCCATCACGGGGGCCAGTTCGTCCTGCGCATCGAGGACACCGACCGCAAGCGCCTGGTCCCCGGCGCCCTGGAGGATATCCTGGACTCCCTCCGGTGGCTGGGCCTGGATTGGGACGAAGGCCCGGACGTCGGAGGACCCTACGGGCCTTACATCCAGTCCCAGCGGTTGGAGATCTACCGGGAGCACGCCCACCGCCTGGTCGACCTGGGCCATGCCTATTATTGCTTCTGCTCGGAGGAGCGGCTGGAGCGCCTGCGTCGGGAGCAGGAGGCCCGCAAGCAGCCCACCGGTTACGACCGCTACTGCCGCTACAACGTCTCGCTTGAGGAGGCCCAACGTCGCATCGCCGCCGGGGAGCCCTATGTGATCCGCCTTAAGGTTCCCCTGGAGGGAACCACGTCCTTCCACGACCTGGTGCACGGGGAGATCTCCGTGCAGAACCGGACCCAGGATGATTTCGTGCTGTTGAAATCCGACGGCTACCCCACGTATCACCTGGCCAACGTGGTGGACGATCATCTGATGCGCATCACCCACGTGATGCGGGCGGATGAATGGATCCCCAGCACGCCCCGGCACATCCTGCTCTACCAGGCCTTTGGATGGGAGCCGCCTCAGTTCGCCCATCTGCCCATCATCTTGAGCCCGACGGGCAAGGGGAAGATGAGCAAGCGGGTGCTGCAGGAGCAGGGGCGATGGGAGACGGCCGTCTTCGTGCGGGATTTCCGGGAAGAAGGATACCTGCCGGAGGCCCTGATCAACTTCCTGGCGCTGACCGGATGGGCTTACGACGATAAGACCGAGCTCTTCACGGTAGAGGAGCTGATCGAGAAGTTTGACATCTCCGGCATCAACCCCAAGCCGGCGGCCTTCAACTACGACAAGCTGGAGTGGATGAACGGCGTCTACATCCGGCGCCTGAGCCCGGAGGCTCTGGCGGAGCGGCTGCGGCCTTATGTGGAGGCCCTCGGCCTGCGGCCGGATCCGGAGACCCTGCGCCGGGCGATCCCCCTGATCCAGGAGCGGATCAAGACGCTGCGGGAAGGGGCGGAGATGCTGGAATTCCTGTGGAGGGAGGAGGTGTCGCCGGCATTGGAGGATCTGGTGCCCTCGGGCGCCTCCCCCGAGGCGGTGCGGGTCTGGCTGACGGAAGCCCGGCGCGTTCTGGAGGCGCTCCCCGAGTTCACCCATGAGGCCGTTGAGACGGCGCTGCGGGGCCTCGCGGATCGCCTGGGCGTGAAGGCGGGGACGCTGTTCATGGCCGTCCGCGTGGCGGTCACCGGCCGGCGGGTCACCCCCCCTCTGTTTGAGTCCCTCGCCCTCCTGGGCCGGGAGCGGACGTTGCGACGCCTGGAGGCGGCCGTCCGGCTTCTGGAGAGCGTCCCCGCCCGTTGA
- a CDS encoding dihydroorotate dehydrogenase yields MRAHSDETLSALDLSCEIAGVRLSNPLVLASGILGTSAALMVRMARLGAGAITAKSATRLPRAGHPSPILFDWGHGLINAVGLTNPGAEGMAAILSEARKELAPMGVPLIASVFAARVEEFVEVARILAAAGPDMIELNLSCPNVAAEYGEMFAASPQATAEAVAAVKAAVSCPVIAKLSPNVPDIARIARAAEEAGADAITAVNTMPGMVIDIEAGRPILTNREGGLSGPALKPIAIRCVYEIARAVRIPIIGTGGVLTGEDAIEMLMAGATAVGVGSAVAYRGLGAFRAIRQEMEAWMRAHGVRCLAEIRGRAHRVW; encoded by the coding sequence ATGAGGGCGCATTCCGACGAAACCCTGTCGGCGCTGGACCTCTCCTGTGAGATCGCAGGGGTGCGTCTGTCGAACCCCCTGGTGCTCGCCTCGGGGATCCTGGGGACCAGCGCGGCGTTGATGGTCCGGATGGCCCGTCTGGGGGCCGGCGCCATCACCGCCAAGTCGGCCACCCGGCTCCCCCGGGCAGGGCATCCCAGCCCCATCCTCTTCGATTGGGGCCACGGGCTGATCAACGCCGTGGGCCTGACCAACCCGGGAGCCGAAGGGATGGCGGCCATCCTCTCGGAGGCCCGCAAAGAGCTGGCCCCCATGGGCGTCCCCCTCATCGCCAGCGTCTTCGCCGCCCGCGTGGAAGAGTTCGTGGAGGTGGCCCGTATCCTGGCGGCGGCGGGGCCCGACATGATCGAGCTCAACCTCTCGTGCCCCAACGTGGCGGCGGAATACGGGGAGATGTTCGCCGCCAGCCCCCAGGCCACGGCCGAGGCCGTGGCGGCGGTGAAGGCGGCGGTCTCTTGCCCGGTCATCGCCAAGCTGTCCCCCAACGTGCCGGACATCGCCCGCATCGCCCGGGCGGCGGAGGAGGCCGGTGCGGACGCCATCACCGCCGTCAACACGATGCCGGGGATGGTGATCGACATCGAGGCGGGGCGGCCGATCCTCACCAACCGCGAAGGCGGCCTCTCCGGGCCTGCCCTCAAGCCCATCGCCATCCGGTGCGTTTACGAGATCGCCCGGGCCGTGCGCATCCCGATCATCGGCACCGGCGGGGTCCTCACTGGGGAGGATGCCATCGAGATGCTCATGGCCGGGGCGACCGCGGTGGGGGTGGGCTCGGCGGTGGCCTACCGCGGCCTGGGGGCCTTCCGGGCGATCCGTCAGGAGATGGAGGCGTGGATGCGCGCCCACGGCGTCCGGTGCCTGGCGGAGATCCGCGGCCGGGCCCACCGGGTGTGGTAG